The genomic DNA CACGCCGGAACCAATACTGCCCTGCGGCGTGTCCAGCGGCAGGGTCTGCGTCAGGCTCACCCGCTGTCGCGAGTAGCCCGGCGTCGCCGCGTTCGCGACGTTGTGCCCGCTGGTGTTCAGCGCCGTCTGCTGCGCCATCAAGGCGCGCTTGCCCAGCTCCAGCCCGAAAAACAGTCCTGACATCTCCTATGCTCTCCGATCGACCAGCGCCGTCTTGGCAGCCGGTGCGGCCTTGGTCCTATCCGCGGTATACGTCGTTTGGTTGACCTGCTCAGTCAAACCCAACTGCGCGATCGTGGTGTTGATGTATTCCATCGACTTTCTGATCAAGAAATCATTGCGCGCCTTGATCGTCGCAATTTGCTCGTGCAAGGCCAGCAGCGTCGTCTGCAAGGCTTGAATCTGATTCGACTGCGGCTCCGCCACCAGCTTCGTCAATTCGCTCAAGGTCAGATCGGAATGGTCGCGCCGCAGCTCACCGCAAATCTCTTCCACCAGCGCCCGACGTTCCGTCTCCACGCGTGTCGTCCTAAGCGCCAGTTCTTCCTGATCCCGCGTCACGCTCTGCAACGCTTCGAGGTTGTTGGCCACCAGCGCGTCTTGCTGTAAATTGAGATAGTGCAGAAACGTCTCGAAGATCTGCACCTCTTCCCCGATCAATTTTATCAGCTTGAGAATCTTCGCTTCCAATGTGACTCCTCTTACACTCTCATTGTCGGACAGTGCGGGAATTTATTAACCTATCGGTCGCCGGAAAGATCGCTAAGCACCCGTCGGATATAATTTTCCGTCTCCGGAAACGGCGGTACGCCTCCGTGCTTGTCGACATTGCCCGGCCCGGCGTTGTACGCCGCCAGTGCCGTTTTCAGATCGCCGTAACGGTCCACCATCTGTCGCAAGTACCGTGCCCCACCGAGGATATTTTCACGCGGATCGAAACGATCGCTCACCCCCACCGCGCGCGCTGTGTCGGGCATTAACTGCATCAACCCCGCCGCGCCGGAAGGCGACACGGCGGTGGTATCGCCGTTCGATTCGTTCTTGATCACGGCCTTCAGTAAGTCTTCGGAAAGATTGGTCTCGTGTGCGGCCTCGCGAATATGCTCGATATACTTGTCCAGTCGCGCCACCGCCGCCGATTTCGGAGTCGTACTGCTCTGCGCCTTTGGATCAG from Candidatus Zixiibacteriota bacterium includes the following:
- the flgN gene encoding flagellar export chaperone FlgN, with the translated sequence MEAKILKLIKLIGEEVQIFETFLHYLNLQQDALVANNLEALQSVTRDQEELALRTTRVETERRALVEEICGELRRDHSDLTLSELTKLVAEPQSNQIQALQTTLLALHEQIATIKARNDFLIRKSMEYINTTIAQLGLTEQVNQTTYTADRTKAAPAAKTALVDRRA
- a CDS encoding lytic transglycosylase domain-containing protein → MFGVGKILYQNLVKRLEEKPATTTGLQITSERHIDGIAPARASKPTVIESATKTAAPAVSLADPEQTTPAAPAPTPAMKPADPKAQSSTTPKSAAVARLDKYIEHIREAAHETNLSEDLLKAVIKNESNGDTTAVSPSGAAGLMQLMPDTARAVGVSDRFDPRENILGGARYLRQMVDRYGDLKTALAAYNAGPGNVDKHGGVPPFPETENYIRRVLSDLSGDR